The window CATCGCTTCTTCAATCATTTGCTGGGTAAGACTTTCTACCAGATTGCTTCCACCCATTGGATCTACCACATCACATATTCCGCTTTCCTGCTGAAGAATGATCTGCGTGTTTCTTGCAATTTTTGCTGAATAATCTGTAGGAAGGGCAATGGCTTCATCCAGTGCATTGGTATGGAGAGACTGCGTTCCTCCTAATGCTGAAGATAAAGCTTCTATTGCTGTTCTTGTAATATTATTGAAAGGTTCCTGCTCTGTTAAAGACCATCCGGAAGTTTGGGAATGGGTTCTTAACGCCAGAGATTTTGGATTCTGAGGATGAAACTGTTTTAAAAGGGTTGCCCAAATGTATCTTGCGGCACGCATTTTTGCAATTTCCATGAAATGATTCATCCCGATTGCCCAGAAAAAGGATAGTCTTGGAGCGAAATCATCTACGTTCATACCTGCCTTTATTCCTGTTCTTACGTATTCAAGACCGTCTGCCAGGGTGTAAGCCATTTCAAGTACGGGTGTGGCACCTGCTTCCTGCATATGGTATCCGGAAATGGAAATGGAATTGAATTTTGGAATGTTTTGCGAGGTGTATTCAAAAATATCTGCGATGATTTTCATAGAAGGCGCCGGCGGATAGATATAGGTATTTCTTACCATGAACTCTTTCAAAATATCATTCTGAATGGTACCTGAAAGCAATTCCTGCTTTACTCCCTGTTCTTCTGCCGCTACAATATAGAAAGACAAAATAGGAAGTACGGCTCCGTTCATGGTCATGGATACTGAGATCTGATCCAATGGGATTTCATTGAAGAGGATTTTCATGTCTTCCACAGAATCGATGGCAACACCTGCTTTTCCTACGTCTCCTACTACTCTTGTGTGGTCAGAGTCATACCCTCTGTGTGTCGCGAGGTCAAATGCTACAGAAAGTCCTTTCTGGCCTGCGGCAAGGTTTCTTCTGTAGAAAGCGTTGGATTCTTCGGCGGTAGAGAATCCTGCATACTGGCGGATGGTCCATGGTTTCTGAACATACATGGTGGAATACGGCCCTCTGAGATAAGGAGCAATTCCTGGAGAGGTCTGCGTTAATGATTCATCTTTTACATCTTTTTTTTCATAGGATGATTTGAGTTCAAGGCCGTCTTTTTCAAAATTGTAAATCTCTTTTTCCTGAGGTGATACAGTAAAATCCGGTTTTTTCACAGAAATTGTCTTTCGCATTCCAATTATTTTTGTCCCCGTAAAGTTAATTTTTTTGAGCGAAACATGAAACTTATGTTAACGTTCTGTTTTTCTACCTTTTAACAAAAGAAAAAGACCGAACAAATGTTCGGCCTTTCTTATTGGTATATGGTCTGCTTATTTTTTAATAAGCTTTGTGTTATATGTATTTTTGTCATCTTTAATAGTGATCACATACATTCCTTTGATTAATGAAGCAACGTTGATTCTTTGTCCATCAATCTGTCCTTCCTGAGCTAGTCTTCCGTCCGCAGTATAGATTTTATAATCTGCTTTTCCTTTCAGATTTTTTACTTCTACGAAGGTATCTGCAGGATTCGGGTAAATTGAAATTTCAGATGATTTTACATCTTTTGTTTCGTTTACAGCAAGGGTAGTTGTAATTTTTACCGGCAGATCCATTACTGAACCTCCTCCTGTTGTAATGTCTCCACATGCACTCGCTAAGGCACCAGTGTTATACTTGGTAACAATTCTCATTCTTAAAAGTTTATCTCCTGCATACGTTGTTGAAGGCACTGTAAAGTTTTGAGCACCAAAGCTAACGCTTCCTGCCGGAACACCTCCAGAAACAGTAATTACTCTTTCAGATATTTCAAATACTCCATTTCTGTTATAATCAATCCAAACAGAAAGATTTAAAGGAACATTTGAATTGCTAAATGCCTGTCTTACTACAGGTGTAATAGCATATGCAGTTCCTTGAACCAAATTGATAATCTTACTAGGATCCTCAGATAAATCTTTATAAGATCTTAATGAAGGATCGTCATAAACAAGATTTGCTACTGTTACTTTTCTGATTGCTCCGACATAAGAAGTTCCTGAGTTCATTATACAATAATCAATCCCAGTCTTTAAGCCGTTTGTTTTAAATACATAGTTATTAGAAAATGCACCAGGAACGCTGTTTACAACGGCTGCTACCTGTACTTCATAATTTGTTTCATCTTCAAGGCCTGTTAGCACCACTGAATTCGTCGTACTGGTTGTATTTGACCAAG of the Chryseobacterium aureum genome contains:
- the scpA gene encoding methylmalonyl-CoA mutase; the protein is MRKTISVKKPDFTVSPQEKEIYNFEKDGLELKSSYEKKDVKDESLTQTSPGIAPYLRGPYSTMYVQKPWTIRQYAGFSTAEESNAFYRRNLAAGQKGLSVAFDLATHRGYDSDHTRVVGDVGKAGVAIDSVEDMKILFNEIPLDQISVSMTMNGAVLPILSFYIVAAEEQGVKQELLSGTIQNDILKEFMVRNTYIYPPAPSMKIIADIFEYTSQNIPKFNSISISGYHMQEAGATPVLEMAYTLADGLEYVRTGIKAGMNVDDFAPRLSFFWAIGMNHFMEIAKMRAARYIWATLLKQFHPQNPKSLALRTHSQTSGWSLTEQEPFNNITRTAIEALSSALGGTQSLHTNALDEAIALPTDYSAKIARNTQIILQQESGICDVVDPMGGSNLVESLTQQMIEEAMRYIDEVEQEGGMTKAIEAGIPKMRIEEAAAKKQAKIDSGEEFIIGVNSFKSSLKQDQIEILDIDNTEVRRKQIERLNTIKAERNTEAVEQILNEIRESAKTGKGNLLALCIEAARRRVTLGEMSDAMEETFGRYKANIKTISGVYAMNAGKNEYFEKALHLTQKFEEEEGRRPRLMVAKMGQDGHDRGAKVVATAFADMGFDVDVAPLFQTPEEVAKQAVENDIHILGVSSLAAGHKTLVPQVVEELSKLGADDITIVVGGVIPQQDYEFLYANGADFIFGPGTNLPKCAVEILEKFLEK